From Pseudoalteromonas viridis, the proteins below share one genomic window:
- a CDS encoding class I SAM-dependent methyltransferase, whose amino-acid sequence MSHWNDEHASSYDEQWGELNFHQQIPQLAGVQPGFNIVELGCGGGYLSVCLAQSAQHVRVTALDPTPKMIALARERQDQAGLSNAQLQFFAAGAEALDVSDNTQDLVIAAFSVHHWQNPDKSMSLVFSALKPGGKIWLCEDLNAPTEGSLEVHANLKALDGLKSLLQNSGFVQLSHTLHHSHEGDFLVVEAFKP is encoded by the coding sequence ATGAGCCACTGGAACGATGAACATGCGAGCAGCTATGACGAACAATGGGGCGAGCTGAACTTCCACCAGCAGATCCCACAACTTGCGGGTGTACAACCTGGTTTCAATATTGTTGAGCTAGGCTGTGGCGGCGGATATCTGAGCGTATGTCTGGCACAGTCGGCGCAGCATGTGCGCGTCACTGCGCTTGACCCAACACCCAAAATGATAGCGCTGGCAAGAGAGCGACAGGATCAAGCCGGGCTGAGCAATGCTCAGCTGCAATTTTTTGCAGCCGGTGCCGAAGCGCTGGATGTCTCTGATAATACCCAGGATTTGGTCATCGCCGCGTTTTCAGTGCATCACTGGCAAAACCCCGATAAATCAATGTCATTAGTTTTTTCGGCGCTCAAGCCCGGTGGCAAGATCTGGTTATGTGAGGATCTGAATGCCCCGACAGAGGGCAGCCTGGAAGTACACGCCAACCTGAAAGCGCTTGATGGTCTAAAATCACTCCTGCAAAACAGCGGCTTCGTGCAATTATCACACACGCTGCACCACAGTCATGAAGGCGATTTTTTGGTAGTTGAAGCGTTCAAGCCTTAA
- a CDS encoding DUF6359 domain-containing protein, translated as MMKLTKLTVLGLGVALALGATAPQAATPYNWNNTAPVKVPSAQQSNGKTVLFDVSHGGVEGNADWVIDGAFSDFADALVTEGYRVEEYRGVDLNNDGKIRFYDDRDMSTQANEAIITYDAIKHADVFVLAETNRPFTLAEQQALETFVAAGKGIFFIADHYDADRNLNTWDATEVFNGYNRSDLSKYNLGGAYGDWRNPKSAQQGWLVENFGIRFRFNGVDYKQGVSGVEPASQTEGLTQGVAPILMAAGATLAIVDGQKAKGLVYFAETDNPTKWRHAKDSGLYFGGEAEGPYVAIAKSGAGKAAFIGDSSPIEDATPKYRRQDNGNTKKTYPGWTDPGHASVLSVNIINWLATPESYTHFDGANGRTPGRVTPVPMTSEEMFDPNNGQPWSNPSNGFNPWDTDTYKDNSFNAPYGQGQVDPDPDPDPTPGTAVSVADALAAATGTELVVQGKVTDAVNGIYGLLLTDLNNPAVSINVKLESNQRADFNPQLNPEILGKTLLVTGKRNSYMGEAGIRYVTDLVIAPSALSVAQALATAQGETITLTGKVKAPLNSIYALVLSDLSDDSTTINIKLESSQRAEFSPQLNPSILDETLVITGKRDSYMSQPGIRNVSEITTASATSPDPDPNLDMTVSEVLAKSNGTPVVVAGTITSAINNIYALELSDPNAPGNKLYIKLESSQRATYSPQLNPSLLGKKLRVTGVKNDYMSQPGVRNVTALTLLD; from the coding sequence ATGATGAAACTAACTAAACTCACAGTCTTAGGCCTTGGTGTCGCGCTTGCTCTGGGTGCAACAGCACCGCAAGCGGCAACACCTTATAACTGGAACAACACCGCACCGGTCAAAGTACCGAGTGCACAACAAAGCAATGGCAAAACCGTACTTTTTGATGTCTCACACGGTGGCGTTGAAGGAAATGCCGACTGGGTAATTGACGGCGCATTTTCTGACTTTGCCGATGCCCTGGTTACTGAAGGGTATCGCGTTGAAGAGTATCGCGGCGTCGATTTAAACAATGACGGTAAAATCCGCTTTTATGACGACCGCGACATGTCAACTCAGGCAAACGAAGCCATCATTACCTATGATGCCATTAAACATGCCGATGTATTTGTCCTGGCTGAAACCAACCGCCCATTTACGCTGGCAGAGCAACAGGCGCTGGAAACCTTTGTAGCAGCGGGTAAAGGTATTTTCTTTATCGCTGACCATTACGATGCGGACCGCAACCTCAATACCTGGGATGCAACAGAGGTCTTCAACGGTTACAACCGCTCCGACCTGAGCAAGTACAACCTGGGCGGTGCCTATGGTGACTGGCGCAACCCGAAAAGCGCACAGCAGGGCTGGCTGGTTGAAAACTTCGGTATTCGTTTTCGCTTTAACGGCGTGGACTATAAGCAAGGGGTCAGCGGTGTAGAGCCGGCTTCTCAAACCGAAGGTCTGACCCAGGGCGTCGCGCCTATTCTGATGGCTGCGGGTGCAACACTGGCGATTGTGGACGGTCAAAAAGCCAAAGGCTTGGTGTATTTTGCCGAAACCGACAACCCGACTAAATGGCGACACGCTAAAGATTCGGGCCTGTACTTTGGTGGTGAAGCAGAAGGCCCTTACGTCGCCATCGCGAAATCTGGTGCCGGTAAAGCGGCTTTTATAGGTGACTCTTCCCCCATTGAAGACGCCACGCCTAAGTACCGTCGCCAGGACAATGGCAATACCAAGAAAACCTATCCGGGCTGGACAGATCCAGGTCATGCCTCTGTGCTATCAGTGAACATCATCAACTGGCTGGCAACTCCTGAAAGTTATACCCATTTTGATGGTGCCAATGGCCGCACGCCGGGACGTGTCACGCCTGTGCCAATGACCTCAGAGGAAATGTTCGATCCTAACAACGGACAACCCTGGAGCAACCCCAGCAATGGCTTTAACCCTTGGGATACAGACACCTATAAAGACAACTCGTTCAATGCACCGTATGGCCAGGGCCAGGTAGACCCAGATCCTGATCCGGATCCAACACCAGGTACTGCGGTGTCAGTCGCTGATGCGCTGGCTGCTGCTACCGGTACTGAGCTGGTTGTTCAGGGTAAAGTAACGGATGCCGTAAACGGTATCTATGGTCTGCTACTGACCGACTTAAATAACCCGGCTGTAAGCATCAATGTGAAATTGGAGTCCAATCAGCGCGCCGACTTCAACCCGCAACTGAACCCGGAAATTCTCGGCAAAACGCTGCTGGTAACCGGCAAGCGTAATAGCTACATGGGTGAAGCCGGGATCCGTTATGTTACGGATTTGGTTATCGCGCCCAGCGCACTCTCGGTAGCTCAGGCACTGGCCACGGCTCAGGGTGAAACCATCACCTTAACCGGTAAGGTCAAAGCACCACTCAATAGCATCTATGCTTTGGTGCTGTCAGACTTATCAGACGACAGCACCACCATCAACATCAAACTTGAATCCAGCCAGCGCGCCGAGTTCAGCCCGCAACTGAATCCCAGCATTCTGGATGAGACTTTGGTGATAACCGGTAAGCGCGACTCGTACATGAGTCAGCCTGGGATCCGTAACGTGTCTGAGATTACTACGGCATCTGCCACCTCACCAGACCCGGATCCAAACCTGGATATGACGGTCAGTGAAGTGCTGGCCAAAAGCAATGGCACACCGGTTGTGGTAGCCGGCACCATTACCTCAGCCATCAACAACATTTATGCACTTGAGCTGAGCGATCCTAACGCCCCCGGCAACAAGCTGTACATCAAGCTGGAATCATCACAGCGCGCCACTTATAGCCCTCAGCTGAACCCGAGCTTGCTGGGCAAAAAGCTGCGTGTGACTGGCGTGAAAAATGACTACATGAGCCAGCCTGGTGTGCGTAACGTCACCGCACTGACTCTGTTAGACTAA
- a CDS encoding DUF6279 family lipoprotein — translation MRKLLMVLALLTMTGCSTKFIYKNADWLSYWYLDDYVSLSDEQEEQFDARLGAWLAWHKTQELKRYAEQLTLLKSDIENDKITLARIEHHQAQMLAHWHRLRGKVVPDLVEMAPMLSEAQASELFDTLAEGEAERAEKRSKRSEQKKHKRWLKERKKNLKRWIGRLSAEQESRIAQLYDQQSSTADLWSDYRTRYQGALRALFAQPERGEAFKARLSELLMAPEQFRSEQLNQANEQNRKANHQYLLDVYQSLSDKQKKRLVSELEEVIEDIQSLAEDE, via the coding sequence ATGAGAAAGCTTTTGATGGTGCTGGCATTACTGACAATGACCGGCTGTTCAACAAAATTTATCTACAAAAATGCTGACTGGCTCAGCTACTGGTATCTTGATGACTATGTATCACTGAGCGATGAGCAGGAGGAGCAGTTTGACGCACGTCTGGGCGCCTGGCTTGCGTGGCATAAAACACAGGAACTGAAGCGCTATGCCGAGCAGCTCACCCTGCTGAAGTCAGACATAGAAAACGATAAAATTACGCTGGCACGCATTGAGCATCATCAGGCGCAGATGCTGGCGCACTGGCATCGTTTACGCGGCAAAGTGGTTCCAGACCTGGTTGAAATGGCCCCGATGCTGAGCGAGGCGCAGGCCAGCGAACTGTTCGATACACTTGCTGAGGGGGAAGCGGAGCGGGCAGAGAAGCGCTCTAAGCGTTCCGAGCAGAAAAAACACAAACGCTGGCTAAAAGAGCGTAAGAAAAATCTTAAGCGCTGGATAGGCAGGTTGTCTGCTGAGCAGGAATCACGCATTGCGCAACTGTACGACCAGCAAAGTAGCACCGCAGATTTATGGTCAGACTATCGCACACGTTATCAGGGAGCGCTCCGCGCCTTGTTTGCCCAGCCAGAGCGCGGTGAAGCCTTTAAAGCCAGGCTGTCTGAATTGCTGATGGCACCGGAGCAGTTCCGCTCTGAGCAGCTCAATCAGGCTAATGAGCAAAACCGCAAAGCCAATCATCAGTATTTGCTGGATGTGTATCAAAGCCTCAGCGACAAACAGAAAAAACGTCTGGTATCTGAGCTGGAAGAGGTGATTGAAGACATCCAATCACTGGCTGAGGATGAATAA
- a CDS encoding DUF998 domain-containing protein, giving the protein MFEFYAALLGLIATVWITCGVYIAGRFYPNYDHINQFCSELGAAGSPTQKLSPWINNYPLSIMFVVFGWHVTQLPNASIAFYITGILIMLHGIGTWFAGYFPMDKDPYTPTPSRHCLIHSTAGSVVMLTLLLAPVFVAISPDSELVAPWFRTFSVLTVLASMFFTVRLVSAYQIKRGAGLYQRLSYWTQLIWLSVFSLVLM; this is encoded by the coding sequence ATGTTTGAATTTTATGCAGCGTTATTAGGCCTGATAGCAACCGTATGGATAACATGCGGTGTTTATATTGCAGGTCGGTTTTATCCTAACTACGATCACATTAATCAATTTTGCAGTGAACTGGGTGCGGCGGGCAGCCCAACTCAAAAGCTGTCTCCCTGGATTAACAATTACCCACTGAGCATCATGTTTGTCGTCTTTGGCTGGCATGTTACTCAGTTACCAAATGCCAGCATTGCGTTTTATATCACGGGTATATTGATTATGCTTCACGGTATTGGGACCTGGTTTGCGGGCTACTTTCCGATGGATAAAGACCCCTATACGCCCACGCCCAGCCGCCATTGCCTGATCCACTCAACCGCTGGCTCTGTCGTCATGCTAACCTTACTACTTGCACCGGTGTTTGTGGCTATCAGCCCGGATTCAGAGCTGGTCGCCCCCTGGTTTCGTACTTTTTCTGTCCTGACGGTACTGGCCTCGATGTTTTTCACGGTGAGATTAGTATCAGCGTATCAAATCAAACGTGGTGCGGGTTTGTACCAGCGCTTGTCCTACTGGACGCAGCTAATTTGGTTGAGCGTATTCTCTTTAGTATTAATGTAA